The Psilocybe cubensis strain MGC-MH-2018 chromosome 7, whole genome shotgun sequence genome has a window encoding:
- a CDS encoding Vegetative incompatibility protein HET-E-1 — protein sequence MQATLTASRAEKPVYPAPLTMVTTYDPHSDKFVILRDFLLDALAFKAMNDREEQVTEAYSETFNWIYDHDDHEFAVWLSGASDESMFWIHGLPGSGKSTLMRYISQQSRTMELLRMWAGGEPITLANFFFWESGTAVQRSQAGLLRSLLYQLLGQQPDLIPAVFPILWDKIWKADTRTRIQLTSNWSLSDLLDAFYRFFEICDNNRHVCLLIDGLDEFEGDHQIMIDLLERARQRPRTKIGLSSRPWEVFRKAFSTIPALRLQDLTTNDMIQFVNGKLRANSRIRILMDAEPQAGTDLVNVVVSRANGVFLWVSLVVRTVIKNHGATVYHLASIQKLVESLPTSLDDLFSHFLLRHPSDSQPKMSRIFQLMRAREEVCDFTRDEDSNVLHLWEMALTAGYVSNVPSEALVHEMPKSQVYQMCIATLTDILENCAGLVEVHKTTAEKKIKPSQSNASSARFLPQRKISYLHRTVKDYLRKEDIWNEIVSHLPSIDPHLLHVRSVHLQFKHPIGAPRKQRNINAWWSRIVLAMTHARYCRPASHEAMFDYLNAFDDTLNWYCPPRGGSVAIDSWARSCFGTYEERASRKFPDPFLSLAVKFGVVGYVGTYLDTLEYEYEQEKPLLSHAVEYLVNRQSTVYPLSNPELVEVLLSNGEDPNLIKQPERDTIIQSLAHKNSQEHPSVDDEDYQPPQKPPPALKTPWVLALEAVQQAHRKGWIEPFDIRPEGTARWARILRALLEHGAHPNVMVSATYRDKEESAADLLTRVFEAYMSSEVNQVKDLFIERLKEASIGQC from the coding sequence ATGCAGGCTACCTTGACCGCTTCCAGAGCCGAAAAACCGGTGTATCCAGCGCCCCTAACCATGGTCACCACCTACGACCCGCATTCGGACAAGTTCGTCATATTACGTGATTTCCTGTTAGACGCTCTTGCGTTCAAAGCAATGAATGACCGCGAGGAGCAAGTAACCGAAGCGTACAGCGAGACGTTCAACTGGATCTATGACCATGATGACCATGAGTTTGCCGTTTGGCTATCCGGCGCTAGTGATGAGTCCATGTTTTGGATTCACGGACTCCCAGGATCAGGAAAGTCAACGTTGATGCGATATATCAGTCAACAGTCGCGGACTATGGAGTTGTTACGAATGTGGGCCGGAGGCGAACCAATCACCCTGGccaatttctttttctggGAGAGTGGGACCGCGGTGCAGAGGTCCCAAGCGGGGCTGCTGCGGTCACTGCTCTATCAATTATTGGGACAACAGCCAGACCTAATTCCAGCAGTGTTCCCAATCCTCTGGGATAAAATTTGGAAAGCAGACACTCGTACCCGAATCCAACTCACGAGCAATTGGTCTTTATCTGACCTGCTCGATGCATTTTACCGGTTCTTCGAGATCTGTGATAATAATAGGCACGTTTGTCTTTTGATAGACGGTCTGGATGAGTTTGAAGGAGACCACCAAATCATGATTGACCTTCTTGAGCGCGCGCGCCAGCGCCCTCGGACCAAAATCGGCCTGTCTAGCAGGCCATGGGAGGTCTTCCGCAAAGCCTTCAGCACAATTCCCGCTTTGAGATTACAAGATCTTACCACCAACGACATGATCCAGTTTGTCAACGGAAAATTACGTGCGAACAGTCGGATCCGCATTCTCATGGATGCTGAACCGCAAGCCGGAACAGACCTTGTAAATGTGGTTGTTTCTCGAGCTAACGGCGTCTTCCTTTGGGTATCACTCGTCGTCCGCACTGTGATAAAAAACCACGGGGCCACTGTTTACCATCTCGCTTCAATACAGAAACTGGTCGAAAGCCTTCCTACATCCTTGGACGACCTTTTCAGTCACTTTCTTCTCAGACATCCATCTGATTCTCAGCCCAAAATGTCACGTATATTTCAACTCATGCGAGCCAGGGAAGAAGTATGCGACTTCACTCGAGATGAGGACTCTAACGTTCTGCACCTTTGGGAAATGGCATTGACAGCAGGCTATGTAAGCAATGTACCCTCTGAAGCACTTGTTCATGAGATGCCCAAGAGCCAAGTGTACCAAATGTGCATTGCAACTCTCACAGACATCCTTGAAAATTGCGCAGGACTTGTAGAGGTACACAAAACAACTGCCgagaagaaaataaaacCTTCTCAAAGCAACGCCAGCAGCGCTAGATTCTTGCCGCAACGAAAAATCTCCTACCTTCATCGGACCGTGAAAGATTATCTCAGAAAAGAGGACATCTGGAACGAAATCGTATCCCACCTCCCATCCATTGACCCACACCTCTTGCATGTCCGCTCAGTCCATCTGCAGTTCAAGCACCCAATCGGCGCTCCCAGAAAACAGCGGAACATAAACGCGTGGTGGTCGAGAATCGTGCTTGCAATGACCCATGCGCGATACTGCCGGCCTGCCTCGCACGAGGCGATGTTTGACTACCTCAACGCCTTTGACGATACCCTCAACTGGTACTGCCCCCCGCGAGGTGGCTCTGTGGCAATAGACAGCTGGGCGCGCAGCTGCTTTGGTACATATGAAGAAAGAGCATCGCGGAAGTTTCCGGACCCCTTCTTGTCACTTGCTGTCAAGTTTGGAGTTGTGGGTTATGTGGGTACCTACTTAGATACACTGGAATATGAGTATGAGCAAGAGAAACCACTGTTATCGCACGCGGTGGAGTACCTTGTCAATCGGCAGAGCACCGTGTACCCGCTCTCCAATCCCGAACTCGTGGAGGTCCTCCTGAGCAACGGAGAGGATCCTAACCTCATAAAACAACCAGAGAGAGATACAATAATACAAAGCCTTGCCCACAAAAACAGCCAGGAGCATCCGTCGGTTGACGACGAAGATTATCAACCCCCGCAgaaaccaccaccagcacTGAAAACGCCGTGGGTGCTGGCGCTAGAGGCCGTCCAGCAGGCGCATCGAAAGGGCTGGATCGAGCCGTTTGACATACGTCCCGAAGGAACAGCACGCTGGGCGAGAATACTCCGCGCATTGCTTGAACATGGGGCGCATCCAAATGTCATGGTCTCTGCTACGTACCGGGACAAAGAGGAGAGTGCGGCGGATTTGCTTACAAGGGTGTTCGAAGCGTATATGTCGAGCGAGGTGAACCAAGTAAAGGACTTGT
- a CDS encoding Post-transcriptional regulator MKT1, whose product MPIKHLENYLFERKHLQTLPLSVLSDSRLGIDASYYLQLLTDNPPSREPLLAATGGLPLALTQRIESDLRALEKLRIKPVFVFPGLLPNKRWKPNQHNEHIDACRDRRDAWAKYEQGQEEAATKLFEGRSSFAQWDLWRMVLRIFRHRNVEFLIAPYVAWAQLIYLQRHHKAYIHAIFGPTDTLLYPGVDKLITALDLTSATPTFQYTSKRNFIQELGVSDDQFLDIGILVGFDNSPAFPPTVHEQALKATVDMVKYYKSGHAAVSAFSDHPVVKTIQYSDHYARTRSMIKYSLILSSEGTVLPLPLAITTPAGHGPNHHNHHPTAADIPQDLHEIFTNRLPDEIYYYLSRGLLGPQALVWLTSGQIVENPPLDNGETTEYKRFVKEVITDGQTGPRATALALISSVAHNFWASKKVQGYFWFEQPNHANQKPVLHNSPQTAQLAERVTGWNVMYSIVEEELRRQNSSTIDFALCLGATASERLAARTKVKSNANSPLEKKDEVVANVIWRFLELRGSLLNARADLFQLLRSAARHRFLLNSHTHSPLARAMYNAIKLARVNDKFQDPLYLFLELVRAGVMHGHLWSGRAFSGGPSFGVDEEKSSMLLVMRVLSIVPLNFKPQPWSAPLSRELLVFNSFVRSLTRALRTLLEVTSLNMLLRNDARRARDDLLDIALSLPFQTEVNTGFGVLAKVYLDALTHINNGTRVRDANAPGVVLAKEMALDLCEETFPGVKNPKAEVERGFRFWDVALAAMRQLHSEGAVLRELIEQFEAAEAWLAPMRP is encoded by the exons ATGCCTATCAAACACCTTGAAA ACTACCTTTTTGAACGAAAACACCTCCAAACTCTTCCGCTTTCTGTATTATCCGACTCGCGTCTCGGCATAGATGCATCCTATTACCTCCAGTTGTTGACCGACAACCCGCCGTCCCGTGAACCCTTGTTGGCCGCGACGGGGGGTCTGCCATTAGCGCTCACGCAACGCATCGAATCTGACCTTCGAGCTCTCGAAAAACTACGCATTAAGCCTGTTTTTGTATTCCCCGGACTTCTTCCGAACAAACGCTGGAAGCCTAACCAGCACAATGAACACATCGACGCATGCAGGGACCGACGAGACGCGTGGGCAAAATATGAACAGGGACAGGAGGAAGCGGCAACCAAGCTGTTCGAGGGCCGAAGCAGCTTCGCCCAATGGGATCTCTGGAGGATGGTCCTTCGTATTTTCAGACACAGGAATGTGGAATTCCTCATTGCACCATATGTTGCTTGGGCACAG TTGATATACCTCCAGCGTCACCACAAGGCGTACATCCACGCTATATTCGGACCAACGGATACCCTCCTCTACCCGGGTGTCGACAAGCTGATCACAGCTCTCGACTTGACTTCTGCGACCCCCACTTTTCAATATACTTCAAAACGGAATTTTATACAGGAGCTCGGTGTGTCGGATGATCAATTTTTGGATATCGGTATTCTGGTCGGATTCGACAACTCGCCCGCGTTTCCTCCAACCGTGCACGAACAAGCATTAAAGGCAACGGTGGACATGGTCAAGTACTACAAGTCGGGTCATGCAGCCGTGTCAGCTTTCTCCGACCATCCCGTGGTCAAGACGATCCAGTATTCTGACCACTACGCACGCACACGGTCGATGATAAAATACTCACTCATTCTCTCATCCGAAGGGACGGTTTTGCCGCTGCCCCTAGCCATCACGACACCTGCCGGACACGGGCCCAACCATCACAACCACCATCCCACCGCCGCGGACATCCCACAGGATCTGCATGAAATATTTACGAACCGGCTACCAGATGAAATTTATTATTACCTGTCCCGAGGCCTACTGGGCCCACAGGCTCTCGTCTGGCTCACGAGCGGACAAATCGTGGAGAACCCGCCATTGGACAACGGAGAAACGACCGAATATAAACGCTTCGTGAAGGAAGTTATCACGGATGGTCAGACCGGGCCGCGGGCGACCGCGTTGGCTCTCATCAGCAGCGTCGCGCACAACTTCTGGGCGAGCAAGAAAGTGCAAGGATACTTCTGGTTCGAGCAGCCGAATCACGCCAACCAAAAACCCGTGTTGCATAACTCCCCGCAGACGGCCCAGTTAGCCGAGCGCGTCACCGGCTGGAACGTCATGTACTCCATTGTCGAAGAAGAGTTGAGAAGGCAAAAT TCTTCGACCATCGACTTTGCCTTGTGTCTGGGTGCGACAGCTTCGGAACGTCTTGCAGCTCGCACGAAAGTCAAAAGTAACGCCAACTCTCCGCTTGAGAAAAAGGACGAAGTGGTGGCCAACGTGATTTGGCGTTTCCTTGAACTGCGAGG CTCACTCTTGAATGCACGTGCTGATCTATTCCAATTGTTGCGCTCTGCGGCGCGCCACAGATTCCTGCTCAACTCACACACGCACTCGCCTCTAGCGCGGGCGATGTACAATGCGATCAAGCTTGCACGCGTGAACGACAAGTTCCAGGACCCGCTCTACCTGTTCCTGGAACTCGTCAGGGCAGGTGTGATGCACGGGCATCTGTGGTCTGGACGAGCCTTCAGTGGAGGCCCCAGTTTCGGCGTTG ATGAAGAAAAGTCAAGCATGCTCTTGGTGATGCGGGTGCTTAGCATCGTGCCGTTGAATTTCAAG CCGCAACCATGGTCGGCGCCGCTCTCCCGAGAACTACTCGTGTTTAACTCGTTTGTGCGGTCTCTCACCCGTGCGCTGCGCACATTGCTTGAAGTGACATCGCTGAACATGCTGCTGCGCAACGACGCGCGCCGGGCACGCGACGATCTCTTGGACATTGCGCTCTCGCTCCCGTTCCAAACAGAGGTGAACACGGGCTTTGGTGTGCTCGCCAAGGTGTATTTGGACGCGCTGACGCACATTAACAACGGAACGCGGGTGCGTGATGCGAATGCGCCTGGAGTGGTGCTGGCCAAGGAGATGGCGCTCGATTTGTGCGAGGAGACGTTCCCGGGAGTGAAGAACCCGAAAGCGGAGGTCGAGCGCGGGTTCAGGTTTTGGGACGTG GCGCTTGCTGCGATGAGACAACTGCATTCGGAAGGCGCAGTACTGCGCGAGCTGATTGAACAGTTCGAGGCAGCGGAGGCTTGGCTTGCGCCGATGCGACCGTGA